Proteins co-encoded in one Sebastes fasciatus isolate fSebFas1 chromosome 11, fSebFas1.pri, whole genome shotgun sequence genomic window:
- the LOC141777058 gene encoding cyclic AMP-responsive element-binding protein 3-like protein 3-A, whose translation MTLNTDKVHGGMDFIDLLLRNTDETPRYHSNQPWTITIHETMSPEGSTADDFLDALLGGSDSSSAPASPLWSPCTTDSGINEDAPTDPRESPHPPFCSAFPALSFPQPPPPENHPPPPHEKASDVAIDLGWESDDLQDQFGIEHYLTTNLTSSLSSSQALTVKDLLLSSPGQTAQRISQHSLQELVLNEDERKLLAKEGVNLPSKLPLSKFEERVLKKIRRKIRNKRSAQESRKKKREYVDSLEGRMSACSAHNLKLQRKIQQLEETNNDMLEQLSRLQALLPNSSSKTTHRGTCILVLLLSFSLLISSNLQPDPYSQQGEYTQTKVPSRALQSVVEVRDVAPLPLFSVSRGFEALCRLMEKL comes from the exons ATGACGCTGAATACAGACAAG GTGCATGGCGGGATGGACTTCATTGACCTCCTGCTCAGGAACACGGATGAAACCCCCCGTTATCACAGCAACCAACCATGGACTATCACAATTCATGAA accaTGAGCCCCGAGGGAAGCACCGCTGATGACTTCCTGGATGCCCTGCTAGGTGGGAGCGACTCCTCCTCGGCTCCAGCGTCACCCCTGTGGTCGCCCTGCACCACTGACAGTGGCATCAACGAGGACGCCCCGACAGATCCCAGAGAGAGCCCTCACCCTCCCTTCTGCTCAGCTTTTCCAGCGCTGTCTTTCCCTCAGCCTCCACCTCCGGAGAaccatccaccaccaccacatgaAAAAGCATCTGATGTTGCCATTGATCTAG GCTGGGAGTCCGATGACCTCCAAGATCAGTTTGGCATCGAACACTACCTCACGACGAACCTAACGTCCTCTCTGTCGTCCAGTCAGGCTCTCACAGTGAAGGACCTGCTGCTTTCCAGCCCGGGACAGACA GCGCAGCGGATCTCCCAGCATTCCCTGCAGGAGCTTGTGCTTAATGAGGATGAGAGGAAGCTTCTGGCTAAAGAAGGGGTGAACTTACCCAGCAAACTGCCCCTGTCCAAG TTTGAAGAGAGGGTTTTGAAGAAGATCCGGCGGAAAATCCGCAACAAGCGCTCGGCTCAAGAAAGtcggaagaagaagagggaatATGTTGATAGTCTGGAGGGAAG GATGTCTGCGTGTAGCGCTCACAACCTCAAGCTGCAGAGAAAGATCCAGCAGTTGGAGGAGACCAACAA TGATATGCTGGAGCAGCTAAGCCGGCTACAGGCTCTCCTTCCTAACAGCTCCAGcaaaacaacacacagagggacctGCATCCTG GTTTtgctcctctccttctccctgcTCATTTCCTCAAATCTTCAGCCAGATCCCTACAGCCAACAGGGAGAGTACACACAGACCAAAG TGCCGTCCCGCGCCCTGCAGTCAGTGGTTGAAGTGCGAGACgtcgctcctcttcctctcttctccgtCTCAAGGGGCTTTGAGGCACTGTGCAGGCTGATGGAGAAGCTCTGA
- the LOC141777060 gene encoding elongation factor 2b: protein MVNFTVDQIRAIMDKKSNIRNMSVIAHVDHGKSTLTDSLVSKAGIISSSRAGETRFTDTRKDEQERCITIKSTAISMYYELGDNDLAFIKQGKDGNGFLINLIDSPGHVDFSSEVTAALRVTDGALVVVDCVSGVCVQTETVLRQAIAERIKPVLMMNKMDRALLELQLEPDELYQTFQRIVENINVIISTYGEDEAGPMGNIMIDPVIGTVGFGSGLHGWAFTLKQFAEMYVAKFTAKGDGQLGTAERCKKVEDMMKKLWGERYFDPNAGKFSKTATGPDGQKLPHTFSQLVLDPIFKVFDAIMNFKKDETAKLIEKLDVKLDSEDKEKEGKPLLKAVMRRWLPAGEALLQMITIHLPSPVTAQRYRCDLLYEGPGDDEAAMGIKNCDPKAPLVMYISKMVPTNDKGRFYAFGRVFSGIVSTGLKVRIMGPNFTPGKKEDLFIKPIQRTILMMGRYVEPIEDVPCGNIVGLVGVDQYLVKTGTITTYEHAHNLRVMKFSVSPVVRVAVEAKNPADLPKLVEGLKRLAKSDPMVQCIIEESGEHIIAGAGELHLEICLKDLEEDHACIPIKKSDPVVSYRETVMEESSQMCLSKSPNKHNRLFMKSRPFPDGLADDIEKGEVSHRQELKARARYLADKYEWEVTEARKIWCFGPDGSGANLLIDMTKGVQYLNEIKDSVVAGFQWATKEGALCEENMRAVRFDIHDVTLHADAIHRGGGQIIPTARRVLYACQLTAQPRLMEPVYLVEIQCPEQVVGGIYGVLNRKRGHVFEESQVIGTPMFVVKAYLPVNESFGFTADLRSNTGGQAFPQCIFDHWQILQGDPSDATSRPFQVVAEIRKRKGLKEGIPAIDNYLDKL from the exons ATG GTGAACTTCACTGTGGATCAGATCCGTGCCATCATGGACAAGAAGTCCAACATCAGGAACATGTCTGTGATTGCCCACGTGGATCATGGGAAGTCCACCCTGACTGATTCGCTGGTGTCCAAGGCGGGGATCATTTCTTCGTCCCGTGCCGGAGAGACCCGCTTCACAGACACGCGCAAAGACGAGCAGGAGCGCTGCATCACCATCAAATCAAC GGCCATCTCTATGTACTATGAGCTTGGAGATAACGACCTGGCGTTTATTAAGCAGGGTAAAGATGGAAACGGCTTCCTCATCAACCTGATTGATTCTCCTGGTCACGTTGACTTCTCCTCTGAGGTCACTGCGGCCCTCAGGGTAACTGATGGAGCCTTGGTGGTGGTGGACTGTGTCTCAG gtgtgtgtgtgcagacagagACCGTACTGCGGCAGGCCATCGCTGAGCGCATCAAGCCGGTTCTGATGATGAACAAGATGGACCGGGCCCTACTTGAGCTGCAGCTGGAGCCAGATGAGCTCTACCAGACCTTTCAGCGTATCGTGGAGAACATCAACGTCATTATCTCCACCTATGGAGAGGATGAGGCGGGACCCATGGGGAACATCATG atTGACCCTGTTATTGGTACAGTCGGGTTCGGCTCTGGCCTCCATGGCTGGGCTTTCACCTTGAAGCAGTTTGCTGAGATGTATGTGGCGAAGTTCACTGCGAAAGGAGATGGTCAACTGGGAACAGCAGAGAGGTGTAAGAAAGTGGAGGACATGATGAAGAAACTATGGGGAGAGAG atattttgATCCAAATGCCGGTAAGTTCAGTAAGACTGCCACCGGTCCTGATGGCCAGAAACTTCCCCACACCTTCAGCCAGCTCGTTTTGGACCCCATCTTTAAG GTTTTTGATGCCATCATGAATTTCAAGAAGGACGAGACAGCCAAATTAATTGAGAAGCTGGACGTCAAATTAGACTCCGAGGACAAGGAGAAAGAGGGGAAGCCCCTGCTGAAGGCGGTGATGCGTCGCTGGCTGCCTGCCGGAGAGGCCCTGCTCCAGATGATCACCATCCACCTGCCCTCCCCCGTCACTGCACAGAGATACCGCTGTGACCTGCTCTATGAAGGGCCGGGAGACGACGAGGCCGCCATGG GTATTAAGAACTGCGATCCTAAGGCTCCTCTGGTCATGTACATTTCCAAGATGGTCCCAACGAACGACAAGGGTCGGTTCTACGCCTTTGGCCGTGTGTTCTCTGGCATTGTGTCCACTGGCCTGAAAGTGCGCATCATGGGGCCAAACTTCACCCCTGGCAAGAAGGAGGACCTTTTCATCAAACCCATCCAGAG GACCATTCTGATGATGGGCCGGTATGTGGAGCCTATTGAAGATGTGCCATGTGGCAACATCGTGGGTCTTGTTGGAGTAGACCAGTATCTGGTTAAGACAGGGACAATTACCACCTATGAACAT GCCCACAATCTGAGGGTGATGAAGTTCAGTGTGAGCCCCGTGGTCAGAGTTGCTGTGGAGGCCAAGAACCCCGCTGACCTTCCCAAACTGGTGGAGGGACTGAAGCGTCTGGCCAAGTCTGACCCCATGGTGCAGTGCATCATCGAGGAGTCCGGAGAGCACATCATTGCCGGAGCGGGAGAGCTGCATCTGGAGATCTGCCTGAAGGACCTGGAGGAAGACCACGCCTGCATTCCAATAAAG AAATCAGACCCAGTCGTGTCTTACAGAGAGACAGTGATGGAAGAGTCAAGCCAGATGTGTCTGTCCAAGTCCCCCAACAAGCACAATCGTCTCTTTATGAAGTCCCGCCCTTTCCCCGACGGCCTGGCTGATGACATCGAGAAGGGGGAGGTCAGCCATCGGCAGGAGCTCAAGGCCCGGGCGCGTTACCTCGCCGACAAGTATGAGTGGGAGGTGACAGAGGCCAGGAAGATCTGGTGCTTCGGTCCAGACGGAAGCGGCGCCAACCTGCTGATAGACATGACGAAGGGGGTTCAGTACCTCAACGAGATCAAGGACAGCGTTGTGGCTGGTTTCCAGTGGGCGACCAAAGAG GGCGCTCTATGTGAGGAGAACATGCGTGCCGTTCGCTTCGACATTCATGACGTGACACTGCACGCAGACGCCATCCACCGTGGTGGAGGACAGATTATTCCCACCGCTCGTAGGGTCCTTTACGCCTGCCAGCTCACTGCTCAGCCACGACTCATGGAGCCTGTATACCTGGTGGAGATACAG TGCCCAGAGCAGGTGGTCGGCGGAATCTATGGTGTGTTGAACAGGAAGCGAGGTCACGTGTTTGAGGAATCCCAAGTGATAGGCACTCCCATGTTTGTGGTGAAAGCCTACCTGCCCGTCAACGAGTCCTTTG GGTTCACAGCTGACCTGCGCAGCAACACTGGAGGCCAGGCCTTTCCTCAGTGTATATTTGACCACTGGCAGATTCTCCAGGGCGACCCCAGCGACGCAACCAGCAGACCCTTCCAGGTTGTTGCTGAAATTAGGAAACGCAAAGGTCTGAAAGAGGGCATTCCTGCCATCGACAACTACCTGGACAAACTGTAA
- the LOC141777062 gene encoding BTB/POZ domain-containing protein 2-like — translation MKCVVYAYTWFKMAAGDNSGRPPCLNFSGPGPLGNSQPSNSVFSMPASNGGAGGAGGGAQGAARRPNPQLGPGGGDSNGVSSGAQPTAQNSLQQSAAAGAAAAAGGVMATPASNMAASAASNASASQAPSSTPAAASVLVYREPVYNWQATKSTVKERFAFLFNNEVLSDVHFLVGKGMGVQRIPAHRFVLAVGSAVFDAMFNGGMATTSTEIELPDVEPAAFLALLKFLYSDEVQIGPETVMTTLYTAKKYAVPALEAHCVEFLKKNLRADNAFMLLTQARLFDEPQLASLCLENIDKNTGDALAAEGFTDIDLDTLVAVLERDTLGVREVRLFVASVRWADAETHRQQMQPTPENKRKVLGKALTLIRFPLMTIEEFAAGPAQSSILTDREVVSLFLHFTVNPKPRVEFIDRPRCCLRGKECSITRFGQVESRWGYSGTSDRIRFSVNRRIFVVGFGLYGSIHGPTDYQVNIQIIHTDSNTVLGQNDTGFSCDGSANTFRVMFKEPVEILPNVNYTACATLKGPDSHYGTKGMRKVTHESSSTGTKTCFTFCYAAGNNNGTSVEDGQIPEVIFYT, via the exons ATGAAGTGCGTTGTTTACGCCTACACTTGGTTCAAGATGGCTGCTGGAGACAACAGCGGTAGGCCTCCTTGCCTTAATTTCTCCGGTCCGGGTCCTTTGGGGAACAGCCAGCCCAGCAACAGCGTCTTCTCCATGCCGGCGTCCAACGGCGGAGCGGGCGGTGCGGGCGGCGGAGCGCAGGGAGCCGCTCGGCGTCCCAACCCACAGCTGGGGCCTGGCGGCGGAGACAGCAACGGAGTGTCGAGCGGAGCTCAGCCGACTGCGCAGAACTCCCTGCAGCAGTCCGCTGCGGCAGGTGCTGCGGCAGCGGCCGGAGGAGTCATGGCCACTCCGGCGTCCAACATGGCAGCCAGCGCGGCGTCAAACGCGTCGGCGTCGCAAGCACCGAGCTCCACTCCGGCAGCCGCGTCCGTGCTGGTGTACCGGGAGCCGGTGTACAACTGGCAGGCGACGAAGAGCACCGTGAAGGAGAGGTTCGCCTTCCTCTTCAACAACGAGGTGCTCAGCGACGTTCATTTTCTAGTGGGCAAAGGAATGGGGGTTCAGAGGATACCTGCGCACAG GTTTGTTCTGGCTGTGGGCAGCGCAGTGTTTGATGCCATGTTCAACGGCGGGATGGCGACGACCTCCACGGAGATCGAGCTTCCTGATGTGGAGCCAGCTGCGTTTCTGGCCCTGCTAAA GTTTCTCTACTCTGATGAAGTCCAGATCGGGCCTGAGACGGTGATGACCACACTATATACAGCTAAAAAGTATGCAGTGCCAGCACTGGAGGCGCACTGTGTGGAGTTCCTCAAGAAGAACCTGAGAGCAGACAATGCTTTCATGCTGCTCACACAG GCGCGGTTGTTTGATGAGCCACAGCTCGCCAGCCTCTGTCTAGAGAACATCGATAAGAACACTGGCGATGCTCTCGCCGCTGAAGGCTTTACGGACATAGATTTGG ATACATTGGTGGCAGTGTTGGAGAGGGATACTCTCGGGGTGAGGGAGGTACGTTTGTTTGTTGCTTCGGTGCGCTGGGCAGACGCAGAGACTCaccggcagcagatgcagcccaCACCCGAGAACAAACGCAAAGTGCTGGGCAAAGCCCTCACACTCATCCGCTTCCCTCTCATGACCATTGAGGAGTTTGCTGCAG GTCCAGCCCAGTCCAGTATTCTGACTGACAGAGAGGTGGTGAGTCTCTTCCTCCACTTCACAGTCAACCCAAAACCTCGCGTTGAATTCATTGACCGGCCTCGCTGCTGCCTCCGCGGGAAGGAGTGCAGTATCACGCGCTTTGGACAGGTGGAGAGCCGCTGGGGTTACAGCGGGACGAGCGACCGCATACG GTTCTCAGTAAACAGAAGGATATTTGTGGTTGGGTTCGGTCTCTACGGCTCTATACACGGACCCACAGACTACCAAGTTAACATACAG ATCATTCACACAGACAGCAACACGGTGCTGGGCCAGAATGATACTGGCTTCAGCTGTGACGGGTCAGCCAACACCTTCAGAGTCATGTTCAAAGAACCGGTGGAGATATTACCCAACGTCAACTACACTGCCTGCGCTACACTGAAG GGCCCGGACTCTCATTACGGGACTAAGGGGATGCGAAAGGTAACGCACGAGTCGTCATCCACCGGCACAAAGACGTGTTTCACCTTCTGCTACGCGGCGGGCAACAACAACGGCACTTCTGTAGAGGACGGACAGATTCCCGAGGTCATCTTCTACACATAG